The sequence TAAGTTTCTGCTTTGGCTACCCACAATTGTGAGCCCAAGTTACCCTCTCTCGTAGAAAACTTGCCCTATTTCTTGAGCTGGCATCGAGCAAAGGGAGCGATTGCCATTTGTCTGCGACTTAAACAATGAATTAGAGGAAAGGCAGCTAAACACCCTCAACTAAAGAAAGGATATACATAACGAGATCGCTTCCTACGAGCCAATTGTGTCCATGAGCTGAAACCTGCTGAATCTCAAATTATCAAGATGGTGCACAGTGAAGCATTCCCAGAAGAATTAGTTGCTTGCGAAAGTTAAGAGCAAAAAACAAGGTTTCAATCGGGACATTGGCAAAGATGAGAAATGAAGATAAAGAAGTCGTGTCTGCTCTACAAACTGGATCCCTTCCTAGACAACGATAGCCTGATGAGAGTTGGTGGCCCGTTAAATCAATCCAGCACACCTTACGAAATAAAGCCACAGTAATCTTACCAAAGAAAGCCCACATGACGAATCTTATCATCTGTCACTACCATGAGTCTGTTTATCACCAAGGGCGTGGTATTACCCAGAACGAAATCAATCAAATGGTTACTGGATTGTCGGTGGTAGCACTGTTGTCTCCAATAACATATTCAACTTTATATCCAGTTGAAGGTTGAGAGGCAGATCCCAAGAGCAGAAGATGGCAAGCTTGCCTGGGGATAGGATAGAATCCGTGCCCCCCTTTATGTTCTGCACCATCAACTTCTTTGGTCCATGTTACATCAAAGAAGGTCGCCGCAAGTTAAAACACTATGGGGTGCTGTTTACGTGCCATCCATCTCAAAGTAGCAAATAGTTTGTCCACCAACTCATTCCTCAATGCTTATTGCAGATTCCTTGCATGCCATGGACCTGTATGTCAGTTGCGATCCGACCAAGGGTCTAATTTTGTTGGCACTAGAAACGAATTACAAGAGGCACTATCCATGATGGATCACAGTAAAATACAACTGCGACTGGCTGGACTTCAGGATGGAAATCCCTGAGGCAAGCCATATGGGTGGCGCCTGTGGGCAACAGATCTGCTCAGTGCAAAACGTGCTGGCCTCACTCCTTGCTCAGCACGCTGCCCAACTTGACGATGAGGCCCTTAGAACCTTCGAGTCAGAGGCTGAAGCTATCATATATTGTCCCCCGTCGATACTTTAAATTCACCACAAATGCCTGAGGCTCTGATGCCCAACCACCTCCTTACCATGAAGTCGAAGCTGACACTCCCTCCTCCTGGTGAGTTCAACGAGCTGATATATGTACTCCAGAAAACGAGGGAATAGGGTACAGTTTCTCACCAACTAATTTCGGACTAGGTGGAGTAAAGAGTACATTCAGTCGCTCGAACTGAAACAGAAATGGTAAACCAAGCAAAGAAGTCTCCAGGTTGATGACATTGTCATTATGAGAGATGAAGGGATGCCCCAAAATTGCTCGAAGATAGCACACCTGGAAGAAGTGCTTCCTGACGAAGATGGCCTTGTGAGGAAAGTTCGTGCTAAGATTGCTGACAGCAATTTAGATCATAACGGCCCACCATAAGATCCCCGACCAGCTTGTACAGACTGGTGCAGAAGTTGGTATTGTTACTGCCAAGTGAATAGCAGGAGGATGGGGGAATCCCCACCAGAGGAGCCATGACGAGTGGCTGTGGAGATGTATTCATTAcagacattttttcattttgattattCAATTTGTTTAGTTCCTTAAATTTATATCGTAATTTAGCGGAGCCATGTAAAGGACGACGCCCTTTACATCGTCATTTTATGTTCACAATATCTCCTTGTTTTGTTGATATCCTGCTAGTGTTAATCTTATCTTTCATTCGGAACAAGTTATTGGTACACTTTGGAGTAACAGTTTGATCAAAAGATAATTGGTTGTTAGAGTTCAAAGTGGGAAAGAGGTATGCCATTTCTTTAGTAATATTATTTAGGTCACTAGTTAACCCTTTGCTACCTAGCGACGCATATGTGCGTCGATAAATACCAGCCCTCTTATTTTGCTCACATCTTCCGAGCAGAGTAAGCCTGGAGCTAGAaaatttccaaaatggcggctgtaaTAAAAATCTTGAATTAGAATTGCAAACTTGGttgattttgcttgtttttacgGTCTAAATAGGGTTTTTTTTCAGAGAACGTGACGGTTTGCAAGGGTATTTAAATATGGAGGCTCACATAAGTGATAGTGGCGCATTATCTTGCCAAAATATGGTTGAAATCGAGTTTATCGATGAAGATGACTTGCCGATCGCAAACTTTGTGGAGCATAGAGAGTCCGATGACGGTCTAGACTCTGATTttgaagaagaggaggaagaagaagaggaaaatgcCGACATTCCTGGGCCCCGTGCAGCTGATCAAGAAGAGAACAAGTGGTCAAGGGATATAAATGTTGGAGATGATGTTGCTTTCGATCAACCTGTTGGACCAACAATTCAGCTTCAGGATGACATGAAGGCAGTGgactattttcaattttattttaccGACGCTGTTTGGAATCTGATAGTGGGGCAAACCAATTTGTACGCTCAGCAGAAGAGGGCCCCTGATGAGAGGTCAGTGTGGTATCCACTAACAGTTGATGAGTTCAAAGCTTGGGTGGCTATGATACTCAACATGGGAATTGTGCAAAAACCAACTATGCATCTTTATTGGAGAACAACATCAACTATCCAAACTCCATTCTTCCCATCCATAATGTCCAGAGACAGGTTTTTGCAGATAATGCGTTATCTACATTTTACAGATAACCAAGAAGAGGTGAGAGACAAAAATTCCCCAGATTATGACAAGTTATTCAAGGTAAGGAAACTTCTAGATCTTTTGTTGCCAAGGTTGTCAGAAGTTTACAACCCAGAGAGAAATTTGGCAGTTGATGAAACCCTGGTAAAGTTCAAAGGGAAGATTTACTTCCGCCAATTTATCCCAATCAAGCCTGGCCGCTTTGGCATCAAATGTTTCACTCTTGCTGAGTCATGTAGTGGGTATGTCCTTGTCAGTAAAATTTATACTGGGAAGGAACAAGGGGTGCAGCAGAAAGATCTTGGCAGAAGAGTGGTCATGGATCTAATGGAGAAGTTTCTTGACAAGGGTTATGTGTTGTTCATGGATAACTATTATTCTTCAGTCCCTCTGTTCCAAGAGCTTAGTTCACGAGGCACACTTGCTTGTGGGACAGTCCGATCAAACAGGAAAGGGCTTCCAACAAACATAACTAATCAAGGCAGTGGAGAAGTAAAGGGTTTGAATAGAGGAGAAAGCCTCTATCGGCAGAAAGGTGCCATTACCTGTGTTGGCTGGAAGGACAGGAAGATGGTTTATATGTTGTCGACCACCCCTGTTGATCCATCTAGCACCATTGAAATTGAGAGATCAGTGAAGGCCAATAACAAGTGGCAGAAGACAGCTGTTAGACAACCTTCAGTTATTGCTCAGTACAATCAACATATGGGTGGGGTTGACCTCTCTGATCAGAGGGTAACCACATATGCTCGACTTATGAAAGGAACTGTTTGGTActataaaatattcttttatcTCTTAGAGCTTGTAGTGTCAAATGCACAGATTCTCATGTCCAAATCCACAGCAGATGCCCCAACTATGCTCCAATTTCGACTGGATCTGATTGAGCAACTAGTAAATGGGAGGACATTTCGCCGAACAGAAAGGTGTGGCCAATCACTGGAACCCATTCCCCACTTTCGCCTTACTCATGATCACTTTCACTATCCCATTGCACTTGAGTCAAGGTTGAAGTGTAAAGTACACATACAACGAGTTGACACTCAATATGCCTGTGCTGTCTGTGGTGTTAGCATGTGCCCAGATCCTTGTTTTCATCGCTACCATACAATGGTTCATTACCTCTTCAATGATGAGAACAGACAAGGACCACGAAGACTTAGTGAAGGGCGTGGCCGACCAAGGGCTCGAGGGCGACCGAGACAGCTCCGCCAGCCAGCACCAGAATGAAAATAATTCAGATTTTTGAAACCTTTAGATTGTTAAATTACATATATTTTATCAACAAGAGTCAGCGCCAAGTGATAAaactgtaaatattttttgtggaATTTTTGGTTGTAAACTAATGAAACAAATGTCTTGTTTCTGTTCAGACAAAAGCAATTTCATAAGGAGTTTGTGTTTATAAATACTTAAAAAGGGTCGTCTTATGTCAATATTAAGTTTGCAATACTTAACATCAAAAGATAACAATGCTAAGAGTAGTATTTCaggaagtttttctttttttccaccATTTTTCCATGTTTGgttgtatgacgtcatcacccGTGACGTCATAACGTACAAAGCCACTTTCAGtcagaaagaaaattttataacCTTTCTAAAAATGTATACTTTGTATATGTCTAAATAAAATGTTAGTCCTTAAAAGCTTCAAAAGTAATTCAGTTTAAATTTGACCAGAAAAATAGTGATCCCTTAGGATTCAAAGGGTTAAGTATTTTTGTGCATTGTAAGAATTAATTCGCGTACGTTTCACTGCAGTTGTAATGTATCGGTATGCATGCTCTAGGTGCTCCGATACAGATACTTGCTTCCTTGTATGCTGATTTCGTGGCAATTTAGCTCTATCAGTtattgtatttcagtttttatGGAATTTGAAGTTATTAAAGAATCAGACAGTTATAGATGCTTGAACTTTCAGTTCACAGAAACATTTCCCTGATGTGGCGTTGGTTTTAATCATTGATAGATGACACCATCCGAAAAATGGAGTTCTTAAAAATGCCTATCTGAGGGGACACAGTGTAAAGCTCTTTCCACAATGGGAAACATAATTATAAACGATGTGTGACTAGTTTACCGAGATCTGTGTGGACAGGGTCTGAGAATGTAGTAACTCAATATAACACTCCTAAGTGGTAACACTTGGGTAAGTGCAGTTTTTTGCTTTCCCAGAGAGATCTAATCATTTGCCAGATCCATTATTGAATGTAAATATCAGTACTCAGTTCTATGGAATACATTTGAGGGTCAACAACATCCAACACATAGGACTCTGCTGACTGCCTATTATCCAAGGTGACTGGTTTAACAACAATGCTGTTATCTTGTTCCGAAGGAGAGGGGCCCTCTGGATCACATCCATATAGTTCAATATAATCTGGCTCTCCATTGACATCCCCATGACAAATGGGATTATTAGCATGCATCATGCCATTCATCCACATTTGATAAGGGGCCCAGTTACTCACAGAACACACTGCATAATGGGGATTGTTAAAAGCTTCAGAAAATTCATTGGGGGAATTCTTGATTCTGGGGGAAAAAATAGTATGCAAAGTGAAAAGCTGTGTGGGATCCTCCCCATTAAGAAGCCCTGATAATCCGATTTCCATTGCATAAAAAGTCTAGTAATACAGGTGACAAATACATCAGTAGACCTCTATCCAGAGAGCTTTGACCCTTTGATTATGAGTCAAGCAACTAACAATGAAATTTGCTCTTCTCTCTCCTGGAAATCATTGCATTACAAACAAGGGCGTTTTCAACTCCCCTACCATCTCTGATCCTCTCTGGCCAATCCTCACCATCTCTACTGACTACATCTAATAACAGGTCAAGCACTGTCTCTGCCAGGTTATTTGCTTTTGTGTAAGTAAAGCCCAAACCCAGGAGGCCTTCCAGGAGCTCCACAGGGATGTCGAAATCTGCTTTACTGCGCTCATCACTTTTTACCCTGGGACAAACATTCTTTACCTGTGATGCTGGAGACCAAGATGTTATGGCTAAACATTGCTCAAGGGCAGATAAAACATCACTGAAAGCTGATGAGCGATTTTCTAAGGTTTCTTCTTCAACGCATTAATATTTAAACTGTGATCTTGGAGTATACAAAGCAAACCCAAGCTTTGAGACAACATCTTCATAGGTTGCCATTTCCATAACCATCATTGCCACCATGGATGACACAGTCATGTTTGTAAGAAGCAATGCTATGCATCACTGACCAGAAATAGTGAGGGTTCAAGAAAGTTGAATCGAATGAAGAATTAAATGTTGAATGATaaatttaatgttcaatgaTGAATTTATTGTTGAATAAATAGTTTAATGTTGAATGAATTGTTGAAAGTTGAGTCGaagttgaatgttgaatgttgaatgaaGAATTGAATGTCGAATGAAGAACTGAGTGTTGAAAGAATGGTCAAATGTTGAATGACTAGTAAAGTGCTAAATGAATAATTgaatattaaataaaaatgtgcGGAATGTCAAGAAGTGGGTTGAATGTGCAGTACCAGTTTAATATTAGACACATAGCTGAAGATACAAAACTGAATATAAAATTGGACAAATTCAATATTGCTACAATTGGCTTGCCATATCATAATTGCAACACTGGAAAGCCTCAAAGCAAATGCAAAAAGAAGCTGGATTTAAAGAGTAAAAATAGAACTGTAACCAGGATAAGACATATTGAGTTTTCGGCtatcagtctatagcctttaaaaaaattttttcattcgttaaaggctatagactgaAAGCCCAAAGCTCATAATTATCTTAAccgtttttaaccagagaacgtTTTTACATTCCAATATGGATTTGAAGAGTTACCCAAGAAAGCCGTTACCCATTTGAACACTATCACTAATTTTGACTTTGTTGTTACCTTTACAGTCTGCAAGGCAGTTCTTGTGTTTGTTAAGGGGCTTACACGTGTGATGCAAAGCACATCTAGTGACAGACTGGGTGTGTTTGGCAACAATAGATATGTAGTTAAGACGTTATCTCCTGTCCGCCAAAAAAAAGAGCGAAACACGCAAAAAGCACATCTAGTGACAGACTGGGTGTGTTTGGCAACAATAGATATGTAGTTAAGACGTTATCTCCTGTCCGCCAAAAAAAAGAGCGAAACACGCAAAATGATCTCAAGAAGCATGCAAAGTTTCCAAGAAGCTGGGCATCACAGTTCAAAAACCAAGAACCTGTGAGGTACGGCACGATCGTGCTAACACCCCTCATAGCCTAAAACGATAGAAGTTCACTTTAAGAGAAATCTCACAGTTCCCTAGGTTGATCATCTGATCAATGAGCTGGAAAATTGTGACCAAGAAACAGTAGCAGTGCCCATTTGCTGATCATTTAATGCTACTGGCATCAAAAGAAACATGGATGATGTCCTTTGGCCAATTTTCCATGTTACATGAAGATTCCTTGCCCTCCTCTTTGAGCCTTGATGCTGAGATGACTTTATGGTAAAGAAAGTGGGAAATATGAGACCTTAAGACAGTCCCAACAACTGCATTAGCCATCCTTACATAACAGAGTGTCTCAAAATATTTTCCACCGTACCAGTCACCACATGCAAGTATGAAAGGAATGCGTTGCCTTTGAGGCAACTGCAACACATTTACAAAGCACGCTGTCACAGACGAGATTGACAGGACTTGCCTTGCTGCACATTCATTACAACATAGACATTGACTTTGACAAATTAATTGAAAGATTTTGTTTATCGTTAATGGATATGCAAGCGTTTTGAAATGCGTGATTAGAATAGAGCTGCAAGTCACGATGTCAAATAGTTTTGATCTTTTGAAACGACTACGCTtcgaaaaaaaatcatgaattgAAAACTTTAATTGATAATTATTGTAGTAAACGAAccttgaaaatttaaaaacagaaacaagcaaaatggatcgaaatctATTATCTACCGCGCATAAATCGCAATTGACACACCGTGACCAGAAACGTGACTTTGTGACCCTGAGTAATGTGAAGCGCCATTTGCTGAGAGGTCCACTGAGGTGATTGACGGCACCGTTGATTTAAGCCGAGTTTGCATGTTTTTTAAAAGAACAGGTATGATATTGCAGAGTTCAGACATTCagtaatatatttttcaaaacaaaaaataaaaaacaaagacaTCTAGAGATCcttaatattccaaaaaattaaatatcttAAAATCTTAAATGCGACCAAAATACGAGTTCAGCGATTTTTGTCTGATGAATAAAAAACTTTGTCTATCAAAAGGTTTGATGAGATTTCAGAAAAGCTCTTCCCCAGTGATGGACCAGAAGGTCTGGAGCCGAAGCAAACATTTGGCCATGGGAACCGTCTATATAGGGCAATGTCAAAAATCATTTGTGGAAATGAAAACTGACATGTAGAGCTGCGCCTGAGAACATTTATCAAACTTTGCCTGAACAGAGATAAGTATTTGAACAACAGCTACCTAAAAGAGTTGACTGGATTAGATGACTACATGGAGAACCTTTTGGGGAGTAGTTTTGAtttatcttcaaaaacaaaGGGAAAACCGAAATCTGAACGGTAACGAGAGGGATTTGAGGCTGGAATAGTAGATAACATCAAGCCTGGCTCAACCATGTGGCACATTTTTGCACTTAGCAACATCCTGGGTTTTGCTATTCAAAGACTTTACCCAGATGTACGGGGCTGTCTCGCTGATTAGAATTATGTGAATGTCCGTATCATGCATTCGCATATGCAGCATCCGTCGGTAGCATATGTAATGTGGACACACACAAGGAATATCGACCTTCATGGTTGGACACCAAACCATTTTGTTCCATTGTTACCAGTACCGTTAGTGGGTGCAGCTCAACCATCAGCTCCTACCCAAAGAATCAAAGAAAAGACCTCAATGTCCACCCCATGTACCACCTTCTCCATTTAAGAAATCGAAGTACACGGGAGCATTTCTATACAAGTCAAGCTTCTCCAGCACGTGAACCCAGCAGTGGCCATGCATCATTGCAGTACCTGGAATGTCAAGCAAGCTCCGTTGCACAGCTTGTAACCGTGACTTATCGTGTGCCAAACAAGGTATCAAAGATGTGAAAGACCACCTTAACACCAAGGCACATTAAACTCGCGCAAAAGAGCTGCAGAAACAACCAACTCTGTTCCAGGCCTGTGCCTCTACACAAAATGATATTGACaaggtgatgatgatgatagatagtttattgtaGTAAAAAACTTGCAGCTGTAAAGCTTttacaatataaaaaatatataaaattgtAGTGATGTACTCtataaataaaacaagaaaaaaaaatatataactataaataattgttaaaactaATATAagcttaaaactattttaaatatatacattacAAAATTCGTTCTCATTCACATTTGAAAGCCCTCCGAAGAACTATGTTTCATTATTGATACATTATCTTACTAAAAACTGTCCTTAAGGCGTTCGGTCCTGTATTTGGGAATCACAAACTGCCTTTTCAGGCGAAGATTATAGCGGGACGGCCCTGAAAATGGAAGCATGCTGTACAAGCGATGGGCCGGATCATTCGCAATCGAAGAGAAGGTCTTCTTACACAAGTTAGCGATGTAGTCTAAAATAGAATCAATATGTAAAAATTTTAGAGCCTCTCTATAGGCTAGCCCCGGGCAAATGATTGAAAGTGCCCGTTTCTCTACACGTTCAAGATCTTTTTTCAGGTACATGGGCAGGGCATAAAAAAGTACAGGCGATGCATACGTCAGTACAGACCATATACAAGATGTGTAAAAGAGAATTAATTCATGCTTTGATACCTTTGCCCTTTTCAATTGTACCAAGAAGAACATACACTTCGATGCTTTCTTAATGGTCTGACCAATATGATCATTCCGCGTGAGATTATTAGAGATAGTGACACCAAGTAATTTGGCGCTTTCAACGCATTTTAGCTCCTGATTACTTACTATAGGCGCGAGTTGTGGtttgatttttgcaaaagatatcCTAAGCTCTTTACATTTGTCGCCATTTAGTTTCACTCTATTTTCAGATGACCACTGAATGAGTGTTTGCAATTACCTGGGATTTGCTATTGGCTCCTTTAACAACAATTTCAGATGTagttgtgtcatcaacatacTTCCAAATACTACCAACATTGTTGATTATTAAGTCGTTGATGAGCACTAAAAACAACCAAGGACCTATTTTCTTTCCCAAGGTATGTCAGATGTCCCCCTtttgctttgccttttttttatgGACAAGACCGATCTATTTTAGGGTGACAATACACTTAACACAGTATCTGGTGTATGTTAACCGACTAAAATAATCCATATTTATACTTCCAAAGGTAAGTTCGGCGGAAGTAAAGATGGCCATGGCGATGGTCAACAATAATATCCCATTTGCAGCAGCAGATACATTTAACTCCCTGTTGAAGGATATGTTTCTCCACTCCAAAATTGCCAAGGCGTAGGGATCAGGAAAGACAAAGACGACATGCCTTGTAAACAGGGCGCTTAAGGTTACTCCAAACCTTCGCGGGTGtccttcagaaaaaaatttgtaCGCGCGCCGTCTTCAAGGAAACCTCCACAAACTATATATCAAAAGAAAGGTTATAAAGTgtacaattcaataaaattatgttttgttttggattttgctttccAAAGGCGGCAGAGACCGTCAACTCCAAAATGACCGACTGACGTTCAAGCGAATTAATCGGGTATCAAATGCGATTGTTGATGCAAAATAACTGCGTAGTGTTaatcacaaggcatcaatctcCAAAAGTGTGTcagcattttcttttatttctattgGTTATCTTTTTATAGATCTGTCAATTTCGACTATCGAAAAAATCGCGTAGCTTGCTGCGTTAAAGGCCGCCACGAGGAAAGTATTTGAAATAAGGGAAATCGCCGACACGTTTTTGTTCTACATCTATCAGGGAATGTTCTGACCAAATTTCACGGAAaaccgtcaaatctacataccctattaattcatttaagGAGAAGGGATTCTGTcgaaaaacgagtgcgagttttCGCCTTCTAAAGATTTATACACATATCACGCCCTCACAGAGGAATGTGTCAACTTGAAAAGCCGCGAGCCAATGAAATAACAGCGCCCCCAGCGTTGACAGCACGCAAACTTGAGCTTCGCGGGAAAGCGATGGTGTCGCAGTCACGTTTCAGGCGCACACGTTTTAGCTGTGGTCAATCATggggaaaacaaaaggaaagcgaCGTGCTTCGCAAAAACAAACGAAGGAGCCAGCGCCGCAGCGCGGGTTCAAGGAGGCACTCGTTGGAGTTCTCTTTCGAGAAGTTCGTTTGCGGCAAGTTCAATAGCCTTCGTATGTGCAGTCCACGAGACATTGCTCACTGGTCTCGGAAGATTCAAAACACTTAAAACCTTCGTTGCTGCAGGATACCCACGTCCAATCAATCGAAGTCCGAGGACTAGTTCTCGATTTATGTCATAGAACCTGTTTGTCTTCGGCGTTGTGTGGAATGGGGCCAGGGTTTGGTGAGAAGCGCAATTTGAATTTTTACATCGACAAACCCATTCTGCACCGAGTCCTCTGCTTGCTACCTCTTCGAAATTTACACTTTCGCTTTCGCAGAAACGACAAATCACACTTTTCTCAAGCGCACGATTTAGCTCCTTCCTGTCGACGATTGTCCATGTTTCGCCGCATGCTTCTTCTTCGACGTTCTCAGAATCCGACGATGAAGAATAATCTTGCCTTGTTCCTGGAAGTGGCTCCCCCGTAACACTATTTTGTTCTTCTCCTTTCTTCACtgccattatttttttcctactAACTCCTAGTCCTGGCACATCCAGAGATGAGGCACCATCCGCTTCGCTTTCCGAGGGTTGATTGAACCACGAGCCCTTGTCACTTTCGGCgagatttttccttttgtcCGGATGAACTTCATcgatcttcttcttctttggtcCTGGCTTTGCTTTTTATCCAAGGACTTTTCTCCGTTCTGGAACGTTTCATGCCGACGAAATCGAGAAGATTTGGTTTTGAAAAGCGTGACCACAGTAGAGTGTAAAGAAGAAATGCTAATGAGTTGAAATAGGATCTCCCGGATGAATTTGCCGCGAAAAGGAGACAATGACTAAAAGGATTATGACACCTTGGCGGTTTATtaacttttattaaaaaatctctttttctcaaTAACTCGCTTGcgttttaatatttttgcttacttttttCGGGAAAAGATACCTTAAGTGAcgaactttcattttcttgacaaaaaaaaaatcgaccaaTGTAGCCCCGCGAAGGTTTGGAGTAACCTTAAGCCATATTTcaggtaaaaataaaaaaatacattttcag is a genomic window of Acropora muricata isolate sample 2 chromosome 8, ASM3666990v1, whole genome shotgun sequence containing:
- the LOC136926505 gene encoding piggyBac transposable element-derived protein 4-like; translation: MEAHISDSGALSCQNMVEIEFIDEDDLPIANFVEHRESDDGLDSDFEEEEEEEEENADIPGPRAADQEENKWSRDINVGDDVAFDQPVGPTIQLQDDMKAVDYFQFYFTDAVWNLIVGQTNLYAQQKRAPDERSVWYPLTVDEFKAWVAMILNMGIVQKPTMHLYWRTTSTIQTPFFPSIMSRDRFLQIMRYLHFTDNQEEVRDKNSPDYDKLFKVRKLLDLLLPRLSEVYNPERNLAVDETLVKFKGKIYFRQFIPIKPGRFGIKCFTLAESCSGYVLVSKIYTGKEQGVQQKDLGRRVVMDLMEKFLDKGYVLFMDNYYSSVPLFQELSSRGTLACGTVRSNRKGLPTNITNQGSGEVKGLNRGESLYRQKGAITCVGWKDRKMVYMLSTTPVDPSSTIEIERSVKANNKWQKTAVRQPSVIAQYNQHMGGVDLSDQRVTTYARLMKGTVWYYKIFFYLLELVVSNAQILMSKSTADAPTMLQFRLDLIEQLVNGRTFRRTERCGQSLEPIPHFRLTHDHFHYPIALESRLKCKVHIQRVDTQYACAVCGVSMCPDPCFHRYHTMVHYLFNDENRQGPRRLSEGRGRPRARGRPRQLRQPAPE